GCCGCCAGCATCCAGCCGGCGCAGAACATGATCACCCGGCGGCGGTTCGCCCCGGGAAGCACCACGCACAGCGCGAACAGCGCGTAGAAGCGGACCTCCGCCCACAGCGTCCAGCACACGCCGAGCACGCGGTCCACGCCCAGGGGCATCTGAAGCATGGTCAGGTTCACCAGCGCGTCGCTCGGCGAGACGGCCTTGTAGGCCACCATGGGCAGCGCGAAGACCGCGGTCACGAGCGCGACCGCCACCCAGTAGGCGGGCAGCAGCCGGGAGGCGCGGGAGGCGAAGAACGACTTCAGGGGCCTGCCCCAGCCGCTCATGCAGATCACGAACCCGCTGATCACGAAGAAGACCTGGACGCCGAGGCAGCCGTAGGCGAAGTACTCGTGCAGGGTCGGGAACTGCTCCTTGGGAGAGCTGCCCCAGGCATGGGAGACCTCACCGTCGCGCCCGCCGTAGTGGTACGCCGCCACCATCAGCGCGGCCACCAGCCGCAGCCCGTCCAGGGCGCGCAGCCGGCCGCCGGAGTTCTTCCGGCGCGGTGGGACGGTCGTGGCGCCCGGTGGTTCGACCAGCACGGTGACTTCGGGCCGGGGTTTGGGGGTGCTGACGACCGTCTCGGTCACGCTGAAAACCTCTGTAGTAGCTCGTATGTCCTTCACCTGAGCCGCCGTGGGCGGGCAGGGCGCCGGTTGTCACCCTAGGGCGGAGGTTGACGCTAAAACGTTCGACGGAGTCAGCCTTCGCCTGCCGGTCTCCACGGGTTCATCTGGATGTCGCCGAGCCAGGCCGCCGGGCGGAGCTCCTCGGCCGCCGGGCGGGGCCTGCCTCAGCGGCGCACCGCCTTGCGCAGCGCCCGCGCCCGCCGCACCACCCGGCGCGCCGTGGAATTGCGGGGCAGGAACGCCAGCCGCTGCGGAATACCGCCGGGCAGTCCGAGCGAGGTGAGACGGCGCTTCTTGAAGTAGCGCCGGGTGCGCGGACCGAGATGGCGGGAGAGGAACGCCTCCGCCTGCGGGCGCAGGTCCGGATAGATCTGCGGCTGCATGGTGAACCCGACGGCGGTCACCAGGTCGGACAGCAGCTCGGCCGGCAGCAGGTCGCCGTCCTTGCCGCCGTCGAGGTCGGGCAGCAGCGCGTCCGCCAGGGTGGTGGGGACCCGGTTGCTGTTCTGGTACGGCGTCAGCCGCTCCAGCAGCAGCTCGGTGCCGATGCGCGCGACCGGCAGCTCGTAGAACACCGAGGCCGTGAACAGCGCTGTGGAGAAGCAGCCGACGACCAATGCGGGCCGGGCCCGGTCGAACAGCACCTCGGCGAGCACGGGCGTGTCCAGCACGGTGAGGTCCACGCCGAGCTTCTCGGCCTCGGTCTCCAGGGCGCGGCTGTAGCGGGCCGGTGCGGTCGGGTGCGGTTTGAAGACGACCGTGCGGTGGCCGCGGGCGACCGCGCCCCGCATCATCCGCACGTGCAGGTCCTCTTCCTCCTCGGGGGAGAGGATGTTCAGCGCCGACAGGTACTGGCCGAGCAGCAGTGCCGCGTCGCCCGGCAGGTCGGGCAGCTCGGGCACGGTCTCGGTGACCTCGCCCAGCACCTTGAGGAACGCGGGCGACGGCACCAGCCGCGCCGGCACCTCGAACTCGGTCAGCAGCATCGGCGTGAGCCCCGGCACCAGATCGAGGTGCAGCAGCCGCCGCACGCGCGTGCCGACCAGCGGGTCGAGCTTGTTGCGCGTGGGGCCGTAGCTCATCAGCCCGTCGGCGTAGACGTCGATGGGGGCGTCGGTGAACAACTGCGCCACCGTGAGCGCGGGCGCGACCTGGATGGACTCCAGGACCAGTCTCACCCGGTCGTCGCCGAGGCCCCACAGCATCCGCAGATAGCGCTCGAAGAGCGGGATGTCGTCGGAGCGCGGCGTCCAGGCCCCGGGGTGGAACGGGCGGATGGCGTCGTTCCAGGACAGCACGTCGTCGAAGTGCTCGCGCAGCGGAGCGAAGCCCGGCATCTCGTCGAGGGCCGGGGTGGTCTCCGGGTTCGCGGAGTTGTTGAACACCAGCAGCACCCGGCGGTCCGGCTCCTCGAAGAGGTCGGAGTCGATCGCGGCGGCCAGGGTGGCGACGCCGTACAGCGTCGAGGCGCAGAAGATCTGTGTGGTCCCGGGCATCAGACGGCCGCTCCCGCCGGCGTGACCCTGCGCCGCAGCCGCCGCAGCTTGGACGAGCGGTCCATGTCCATGGCCTCCAGTGCGTCACCGAGCGCGTCCTGCGGCATGCGCTTGATGGCCGCCGCGCTCATCGACCGCAGCTGCCTCGCCACGGCCGGTTCGAACCTGTCTTCATTGGAAAGGTGGTGCGCGATGATCGCGCAGTACGTCCGTACCGCCTTCGGCAGCAGCCGGTCGGCCTCACGGTCGGCGGCCGTCTCCTCGATCACCTGGTCGAAGGCGCGGATGAAGTCGAGCTGGCGGACATCCCCGATCTGGGTCAGGGACGAGGCGACCCCGCGCCGGTAGAACACGCCCAGCAGGCTCACCACGGCGAACGACTCCGCCTCGCGGTGCAGCTTCCAGATCCACGGCCGGTCCTCGGCCGTGCGCAGCCCGTCGGTGAAGTGGAGCACGCCCCTCTCGAGGAGGCGGCGGTGGTAGGCGCCGGCCCAGGCGTAGGCGTAGTCCACCGAGGTCGAGCGGTGGGAGGGGAGGATCGCGTCCCGCGGGTCGAAGGCCTCCCAGCGCCGGCCGACCGGGACCCGGGAGACGGAACGGGCGCGCGCGGTGGCCTGCACATGGTCGGTGCGGATGAAGTCGCAGCCCAACTCGTCCAGGGCGGACACCAGTTCGGCGAGGTAGCCGGGGGCCAGCCAGTCATCGCCGTCCAGGAACGTCAGGTACTCGCCCTGCGCCGCGTCCAGGCCGGTGTTGCGGGCGGTGGCGAGCCCCCCGTTCTTCTCGTGTCGGATGTAACGCACTTGCGCGACATCCGAAAGGTCCTCGGTCGCCCGTTCGAGAATGGCGGGCGTTTCGTCCTTCGAATGGTCGTCGACCAGGATGAACTCGAAATCGCGGTCGGCGTTCAACCGAAGGCTTCTGAGGGTGTCCGGGGCGTATTGCTGCACGTTGTAGAACGGCACGATCACGGAAAGCTTAGGCACCCGCAAAACGTTAGGAGCCTGTCCGGCTCCGCAACTTTCCGGTGAACATACGGTGGGTGAACTCAATGTGTCAGAACGGTGCACCCCGTGTACTTCCCGGTTCGCCACGGGCCAGTTCGGCTCCCGGTGGGGTGTTGTTAACTTTTCGTTGAGTCGTGGTTCCGCCATACCTAGGAATTGCTTCCTAGCGTCTTCGATGTGCCAGCAAGTACACCGAAGCGCCCGCGAATCGCCGTCCTCGCGGACTCCGACACCCGCTGGAAATGGGGTGCGCTCACCGCGCACCGCATCGCCCCGGGACAGTCCATGGAAACCGGACCGCGCGAAGGCGCGCAAGTCGGCCCCGCCCTCGACGGATTCCTGCTGCGCGGCCGGGCCACGCCCACGCCGCGCCAGCTGGAGGAAGTGGGCGTGCGCGCCGACTCGCTGCGGGAGGTCACCGCCGTCGAGTTCCTGCGCACCATGGCCGACCAGTCCTACGACGTCCTGGTCCTCTCCCTCGTCGGCGGCGGTGTGCAGGCGATGCTGCACGGCCTGCGGCGCGTCTGGGAGAACCGGACTTCGCGGCCCGTCGTCGTCACCGGCTACGTCGGTGTCGTCTACGAGAAGCTCGCCGACGGCCTGCTGCTGCGGCACGGCGCGGACCTCGTCCTCGCCAACTCCCGTCAGGACGCGGACCGTTTCCGGGCCGTGTACGAGGGAGTGGGAGCCGACGCCTCGTCGGTGACCGAGGTGGCGCTGCCGTTCCTCGGCGGCGCGCCGTACGAAGGTGAGCGCGACCCTTACACGGTCGTCTTCGCCGCCCAGCCCTCGGTCCCCGAGAGCCGCAAGGACCGTACGTACCTGCTGAACCGGCTGGTCCAGCACGCCCGCAAGCACCCCGAGCGCGAGGTGCTGCTGAAGCTGCGGTCCAAGCCGGGCGAACACACCACCCACATCGAGGAGTTGCCGTACCAGAAGCTGGTGCAGCGCCTCGATCCGCCCGCCAACTTCCGCCTGGTGTACGGCAACATGGGCGAGGTCCTCGACCGCACCGACCTGCTCGTGACGGTCAGCTCCACGGCCGCCCTGGAGTCGCTGCACCGCCGTATCCCGACCGTCGTGCTGACCGACCTCGGCATCCGCGAGTCGCTCGGCAACCACCACTTCGTGGGCTCCGGCTGCCTCGCCTCCTGGGACCAGCTCGACGCCGGGCACCGGCCGGCGCCCGACGAGGAGTGGGTGGCCCGGCAGGGTGTGGTGGCGGACGGTTCCTACGAATCCGCCTTCGACGCGGCGCGCGAACGCATCGCCAAGCTGCTCGACCGGCCGGGCGGCCTGCCGCCGCTGACCCCGTACTACACACCCGCCACCGCGCCCGGCTATCTGCCCGGGATCCTCGCCCGCCACCACCTCGGCCCGGACGGCACCCCGCTGCCCGGCGCGCCGGCCGCCGACAAGGAGCCCGGCCCGGTCCGGCAGGTCGTGCGCCGGGCGGCGCGCGGCGCCTACCGGCACGGCGTGCAGCGCGTGGCGCCCGTCATCCGGCGGATGGGGGAGCTGTGAGCCGCCCCGAGCCCTCCGCCCAAGGAGCCCAAGGAGTAGACCCCATGTCCCAACCGGAAGCGAGCCGAGGCGCCTCGGTGCGCCGCGTGCTCGCGGTGATCCCCGCGCGCGGCGGCTCCAAGGGCGTGCCCGCGAAGAACCTCCTCCCCGTCGGCGGCGTCCCGCTGGTGGCGCGGGCGGTGCGCGAGTGCCGCGCCGCCCGGCTCGTGACGGACGTCGTGGTCTCCACCGACGACCAGGCCATCGCGGCCGCCGCCCGCGAGGCCGGCGCCGAGGTCGTGCTGCGGCCCGCCGCCATCGCCGGCGACACGGCCACCTCCGAGGCCGCCGTCCTGCACGCCATGGACGCGCACGAGGCCCTGCACGGCGCCGTCGTGGACGTGGTGCTGCTGGTGCAGTGCACCAGCCCGTTCATCGCCCGCGAGGACGTGGACGGAGTCGCCGCGGCCATCGTCGAGAACGGCGCCGACACGGCCCTCACCGTGGCCCCGTTCCACGGCTTCGTCTGGCGCGACGCCGAGGACGAGGTCGCGGCCGGCACCGTCGCGGAGGCCGACGCGGCCGTCGGCGGCGGCTACGGCGTCAACCACGACAAGTCCTTCCGCCCCCGCCGCCAGGACCGCCCCCAGGACCTGCTGGAGACCGGCGCCGCCTACGCCATGGAGGCGGTCGGCTTCCGCAAGCACCAGCACCGCTTCTTCGGCCGGACCGAACTGGTCCGCACCGACGCCGCGCGCGTGCTGGAGGTCGACGACCCGCACGACCTCGCCCGCGCCCGGGCCCTCGCGCCGCTCTTCGACGCGGACCGCCCCGGCGCCCTGCCGACCGCCGCCGACATCGACGCGGTCGTACTCGACTTCGACGGCACCCAGACCGACGACCGGGTGCTGGTCGACTCCGACGGACGGGAGTTCGTCTCCGTGCACCGCGGGGACGGACTCGGCATCGCGGCCCTCCGCAGGAGCGGCCTGAAGATGCTGATCCTGTCCACGGAACAGAACCCTGTGGTCGCCGCCCGGGCCCGGAAGCTCAAGCTCCCGGTGCTGCACGGCATCGACCGCAAGGACCTCGCGCTGAAGCAGTGGTGCGAGGAGCAGGGCATCGCGCCGGAGCGCGTGCTCTACGTCGGCAACGACGTCAATGACCTCCCGTGCTTCGCCCTCGTGGGCTGGCCCGTGGCGGTCGCGAGCGCCCACGACGTCGTGCGCGGCGCCGCACGCGCGGTCACCACCGTCCCCGGTGGCGACGGCGCGATCCGAGAGATCGCCAGCTGGATCCTCGGCCCCTCTCTCGATTCCCTCACCAAGTAAGGACATCTCCTGCCATGAGCACCAACTCCCGTATCCGTCAGTTCGGTTCGCGCGAGGTCGGCCCGGGCAAGCCCGTCTACGTCTGCGGCGAGATCGGCATCAACCACAACGGCGAGCTCGAGAACGCCTTCAAGCTGATCGACGCGGCCGCCGAGGCCGGCTGTGACGCGGTCAAGTTCCAGAAGCGCACCCCGGAGATCTGCACCCCGCGCGACCAGTGGGACATCGAGCGCGACACGCCCTGGGGCCGGATGACGTACATCGACTACCGCCACCGCGTGGAGTTCGGTGAGGACGAGTACCGCCAGATCGACGAGTACTGCAAGACCAAGAACATCGACTGGTTCGCCTCCCCGTGGGACACCGAGGCCGTCGCCTTCCTGGAGAAGTTCGACGTCCCCGCCCACAAGGTGGCGTCCGCCTCCCTCACCGACGACGAGCTGCTGCGCGCCCTGCGCGCCACCGGCCGCGCGGTGATCCTCTCCACCGGCATGTCGACCCCGAAGCAGATCCGCCACGCGGTCGAGGTCCTCGGCTCCGACAACATCCTGATGTGCCACGCCACGTCGACCTACCCGGCGAAGGCCGAGGAGCTGAACCTCCGCGTCATCAACACCCTGGAGCGGGAGTACCCGAACGTCCCGATCGGCTACTCCGGCCACGAGACGGGCCTGCAGACCACGCTGGCCGCGGTCGCGCTGGGCGCGGTGTTCGTCGAGCGTCACATCACCCTCGACCGCGCCATGTGGGGCTCGGACCAGGCCGCCTCCGTGGAGCCGCAGGGCCTCACCCGCCTCGTCCGCGACATCCGCACCATCGAGGCCTCCCTGGGCGACGGCGTGAAGAAGGTCTACGAGTCCGAGCTGGCCCCGATGAAGAAGCTGCGCCGCGTGGCCGGTGTGGTCGCCGAGGCGGAGATCGCCGACGCGGCGGGCGAGCCGGTAGGCGTCTGAGCCCTCAACCCCCACAACCCCCCTTACGACGGGACGGTCGTACGTCGATGAGCCCCCGCGCCGGGAATGCCGGCCCCCACACTCTCGCGTTCGTCGAGAGTCCGGTACAGCTGCTGAACGTGCTGGAGTGGGCGCACGCGCATGCGCCCGGCGTGGGGCTCACCCTCGTGGTGCTGTCGCCCGTCGACCCGATGACGCGCGGCCAGCTGCGGCGGATGTCCGACCTGGCCCGCGACGAGGGGCACGAGGTCCGCTGGGAGGAGGCGCGCGGCGGCCCCATGGCGCCCTTCCAGACCATCGGAGGCCTGGCGCGCCTGCTCCGCAGGGCGCGCCGGATCGTGCTGGGGGACCCCTTCTCCCGCTACGTGCAGCTGCTGCTGACGATCACCCGGGCCCGTGACCTGGTCGTCGTCGACGACGGCACGGCGACGATGGAGTTCGTCGGCCAGCTGGCCCGGGGGGAACGGCTGGTGCGCTGGCACCGCAAGGGCGGCCGTCCCGGTCCGCGGGACCTGATCTTCGCGCCGGTGTCGTCCGCGGCCCGCCGCCGCCTGACCCCCGGCGGCGACCGCCGCGTCGAGATCTTCTCCTCCATGCCGATGGAGGAGACCCCGGCGGGCGTCACCGTCAGCGCCAACGACTTCGCCTGGACCCGGGCCCGCTTCGGCCCGCCCCGCATCACCAAGGGCGCCGACATGGTCGGCACGTCCCTGGTGGAGACGGGCGTGGTCGACGACGACCGCTACCTGGACGCCGTCCGCACGCTGGCCAGGGCCCACGGCGCCACCCGCTACTTCGCCCACCGCCGCGAGAGCACGGACAAGCTCCACCGGCTCGCGGTCGAGACCGGCCTGGAGATCGTCCGCCCCGAGCTCCCCCTGGAACTCATCGCCCGCCGCGGCCCCATCGGCCGGACGATCCTCAGCTTCCCCTCCACGGTCGTCCACACCCTCCCCCTCGCCCTCTCCGGCACCGAGGTCCGCGTCGCGGTCTGCGACATCGACCCGACCTGGCTGACCGACCACGCCTCCCCTCGCGCCCAGGGCTTCCTGTCGGGGGTGACGGGGGCGGCGCGGGATGTGCATCGGTTGTCCACGGCGGGGGCGGGGGCGGCGGGCCAGGAGGGCCCGGCGAGTACGGCGGGTCCGACCGGTACGGCAGCCCCTGGGGGCCCGACCGGTCCGACGGGTACGGCCGACCCGGGGAGCATCACGGGCACGACGACGGGCACGACGGGCTCGGCCGGGCCAGCGGGGTCGGCGAGCATGGCCGGCTCGGCTGGGGCGGCGGGGTCGGCAGGTGTGGTCGGCTCGGCTGGGGCGGCGGGTGCAGTGGCTGCGGGCTGACGGGTCGGAGGTGCCTTGGAACCGGCGGGTCCGGCGGTCCGGGGAGTGGCCGGGCGCGGCGGACTCGGCGAGCACGGCGGGCCCGGCTGTGGCAGCGGGTGCTGCGGACGCAGTGGCTGCCGGCTGACGTGCGGGAGATGCCCTGGGAACCGGCGGGGCCGGCGAGGTCCGGTGGGTCCGGGGAGTATCACGGGCGCGGCGGGTTCGGGCGGTATGGCGGGCTCGGCGAGCGCGGCGAGCCCGGCCGGGGCGGTAGCCGCTGAGGGCGGGGTGGCTGTCGGCTGACGTGCCGCAGGCGCCTCGGAAACGGCGGGGTCAGCCGGCTCAGGCGGCGCCGGCCGCTCAGGCGGACCTCGCGGACCTGGCGTTTCAGGCAGGCCAGGCGGCGACGGACCCACGACTCGCGGCGGGCTCACGCGTCGGCAGAATCGGCCCACGCCCAGACCGCAGCGGCTCACCCCCCCAGACCGCAGCGGCCCACGCCCAGGCCGCAGCGGCTCGCGCACAGCTCGGGTCGGGCCCACTCAGCCCACCGGAGCGGACTCGGGCCCAGACCGCGGCGGGCTCACGAACAGATCGGGGGCCGGGCTCGCGCACGGTGGGCTCGCACCACCAACCCGGAAGAGGAGGCTCACGCGTCGGCGGACGCCGGCTTGCGTGCCAGCAGGAACGCCCGAGGACGCTGCTCCTCGCCCTCGGGCTCCCGCAGCACACGGGCGTGGAGTTCCAGGCCGGCCTTTGTGAGGTGCGCCGCGACGGTCTCCGGGGTGCGCCAGTAGTAGTCGAGCGAGATCTCCTGCCCGAAGCGCTCGGTGAGGTGCGCACGGCCGTCCTCGGCACCGGACTGGAATCCGAGCAGCACGGGCGCGCCCGGCACCAGGACGCGGTGGAACCCGGCGAAGACCGAGGGCAGATGGTCGTCCGGCACATGGATGATCGAGTACAGCGCGACGATGCCGCCGAGCGTCTCGTCCGGCAGGTCCAGGGCCGTCATCGAACCGACGTGGAACCGCAGCCGAGGGTGCGCCCGGCGGGCCAGGGCCACCATGCGGGGTGAGACGTCCACCCCGAACACCGGCAGCCCCAGGTCGTGCAGCCGGGCCGCCACGTGTCCGGGCCCGCTGCCGATGTCGGCGACCGGCGGCTGCACCGGCGCCGCCCCGGGGGCCCGCACCAGGTCGACGAAGGCCGAGAGGAGCGCCCGCTCCAGCGGTCTCCCGACGAGACTGTCCGGGAACCCGGCGGCGTAGTCCTCGGCGATGGCGTCGTACGAGGCCTGGGTGGACTGGACGAACTCGGGGCTGTCGGCGCGCACGGGGCGCACACTATCGGGGCCGGGCGTCCGCCAGACGAACAAGGCCGTGTTCCCCGCGCAGGGCGTGGTATCCGTGGAGGAGGATGGATGGATACCGGCGCCGTGAGCCAGGTGTGGCTGATGTCACATTCCGTGGGTCATGGTGACCGGCTCGGCCCAAAAGGCGGGCGAGTGTACCCATCTCAGTTGATAGCTATGCGTTCGGCGGTCATATTTTCTTCCCCGAACGGGTTGAAGTTTTGTTGATCGAGGGTCGGACGACCGCCCTGGCGCCCTACCCTTCAGAGGGTGAAGCAATTGATGTCATTGGAGTCCGAGGTCGACCTTCCCGGGGGAGCCGTGCTTCCCGGCGCGCTGCCCGACGCTCTGCGCGCCGAGCTCATCGCGTTCCGACGCGACCTGCACATGCACCCGGAGCTGGGCAACCAGGAGTTCCGCACGACAGCCGCGATCAAGGAGCGGCTCGAGCAGGCCGGCCTCAAGCCGCGCGTACTCGCCGTCGGGACAGGACTCGTCTGTGACATCGGCGTAGAGGGCGAACAGTGGGCCGGGGGACCCAGCATGCTCGCCATGCGGGCCGACATCGACGGCCTGCCCATCCCCGACATGAAGAGCGACTGCCCGTACCGCTCGACCGTGCCCGACCGCGCCCACGCCTGCGGCCACGACGTGCACACCACCGTCGTCCTCGGCGCCGGTCTCGTCCTCGCCGAACTGCACAAGCAGGGCCGGCTGCCCCGCCCCGTCCGGCTGATCTTCCAGCCCGCCGAGGAGGTACTGCCCGGCGGTGCCGCCGACGTCATCAAGTGCGGGGCGCTCGAAGGGGTCGGCGCGATCGTCGCCGTGCACTGCGATCCCCGGGTCGACGCGGGGCAGGTC
The genomic region above belongs to Streptomyces coeruleorubidus and contains:
- a CDS encoding acyltransferase family protein; protein product: MTETVVSTPKPRPEVTVLVEPPGATTVPPRRKNSGGRLRALDGLRLVAALMVAAYHYGGRDGEVSHAWGSSPKEQFPTLHEYFAYGCLGVQVFFVISGFVICMSGWGRPLKSFFASRASRLLPAYWVAVALVTAVFALPMVAYKAVSPSDALVNLTMLQMPLGVDRVLGVCWTLWAEVRFYALFALCVVLPGANRRRVIMFCAGWMLAAVIAANANMPLLDIVVMPEYAPFFIGGVGLYLVHLDRRDAYGWGIVAVSWLIGQHFAVQGLWHAPDAGGFSYRSSLGIVLVVTFGFVAVAAIALGWLRWANWRWLTVAGALTYPFYLVHEHLGWVVIQALHRGLDLPSAATFALTVASMLLLAWLLNQYVEKPLTPRLRTLLAKAR
- a CDS encoding alpha-2,8-polysialyltransferase family protein — its product is MPGTTQIFCASTLYGVATLAAAIDSDLFEEPDRRVLLVFNNSANPETTPALDEMPGFAPLREHFDDVLSWNDAIRPFHPGAWTPRSDDIPLFERYLRMLWGLGDDRVRLVLESIQVAPALTVAQLFTDAPIDVYADGLMSYGPTRNKLDPLVGTRVRRLLHLDLVPGLTPMLLTEFEVPARLVPSPAFLKVLGEVTETVPELPDLPGDAALLLGQYLSALNILSPEEEEDLHVRMMRGAVARGHRTVVFKPHPTAPARYSRALETEAEKLGVDLTVLDTPVLAEVLFDRARPALVVGCFSTALFTASVFYELPVARIGTELLLERLTPYQNSNRVPTTLADALLPDLDGGKDGDLLPAELLSDLVTAVGFTMQPQIYPDLRPQAEAFLSRHLGPRTRRYFKKRRLTSLGLPGGIPQRLAFLPRNSTARRVVRRARALRKAVRR
- a CDS encoding glycosyltransferase family 2 protein, translating into MPKLSVIVPFYNVQQYAPDTLRSLRLNADRDFEFILVDDHSKDETPAILERATEDLSDVAQVRYIRHEKNGGLATARNTGLDAAQGEYLTFLDGDDWLAPGYLAELVSALDELGCDFIRTDHVQATARARSVSRVPVGRRWEAFDPRDAILPSHRSTSVDYAYAWAGAYHRRLLERGVLHFTDGLRTAEDRPWIWKLHREAESFAVVSLLGVFYRRGVASSLTQIGDVRQLDFIRAFDQVIEETAADREADRLLPKAVRTYCAIIAHHLSNEDRFEPAVARQLRSMSAAAIKRMPQDALGDALEAMDMDRSSKLRRLRRRVTPAGAAV
- a CDS encoding DUF6716 putative glycosyltransferase, producing the protein MPASTPKRPRIAVLADSDTRWKWGALTAHRIAPGQSMETGPREGAQVGPALDGFLLRGRATPTPRQLEEVGVRADSLREVTAVEFLRTMADQSYDVLVLSLVGGGVQAMLHGLRRVWENRTSRPVVVTGYVGVVYEKLADGLLLRHGADLVLANSRQDADRFRAVYEGVGADASSVTEVALPFLGGAPYEGERDPYTVVFAAQPSVPESRKDRTYLLNRLVQHARKHPEREVLLKLRSKPGEHTTHIEELPYQKLVQRLDPPANFRLVYGNMGEVLDRTDLLVTVSSTAALESLHRRIPTVVLTDLGIRESLGNHHFVGSGCLASWDQLDAGHRPAPDEEWVARQGVVADGSYESAFDAARERIAKLLDRPGGLPPLTPYYTPATAPGYLPGILARHHLGPDGTPLPGAPAADKEPGPVRQVVRRAARGAYRHGVQRVAPVIRRMGEL
- a CDS encoding N-acylneuraminate cytidylyltransferase is translated as MSQPEASRGASVRRVLAVIPARGGSKGVPAKNLLPVGGVPLVARAVRECRAARLVTDVVVSTDDQAIAAAAREAGAEVVLRPAAIAGDTATSEAAVLHAMDAHEALHGAVVDVVLLVQCTSPFIAREDVDGVAAAIVENGADTALTVAPFHGFVWRDAEDEVAAGTVAEADAAVGGGYGVNHDKSFRPRRQDRPQDLLETGAAYAMEAVGFRKHQHRFFGRTELVRTDAARVLEVDDPHDLARARALAPLFDADRPGALPTAADIDAVVLDFDGTQTDDRVLVDSDGREFVSVHRGDGLGIAALRRSGLKMLILSTEQNPVVAARARKLKLPVLHGIDRKDLALKQWCEEQGIAPERVLYVGNDVNDLPCFALVGWPVAVASAHDVVRGAARAVTTVPGGDGAIREIASWILGPSLDSLTK
- a CDS encoding N-acetylneuraminate synthase family protein, encoding MSTNSRIRQFGSREVGPGKPVYVCGEIGINHNGELENAFKLIDAAAEAGCDAVKFQKRTPEICTPRDQWDIERDTPWGRMTYIDYRHRVEFGEDEYRQIDEYCKTKNIDWFASPWDTEAVAFLEKFDVPAHKVASASLTDDELLRALRATGRAVILSTGMSTPKQIRHAVEVLGSDNILMCHATSTYPAKAEELNLRVINTLEREYPNVPIGYSGHETGLQTTLAAVALGAVFVERHITLDRAMWGSDQAASVEPQGLTRLVRDIRTIEASLGDGVKKVYESELAPMKKLRRVAGVVAEAEIADAAGEPVGV
- a CDS encoding class I SAM-dependent DNA methyltransferase — encoded protein: MRADSPEFVQSTQASYDAIAEDYAAGFPDSLVGRPLERALLSAFVDLVRAPGAAPVQPPVADIGSGPGHVAARLHDLGLPVFGVDVSPRMVALARRAHPRLRFHVGSMTALDLPDETLGGIVALYSIIHVPDDHLPSVFAGFHRVLVPGAPVLLGFQSGAEDGRAHLTERFGQEISLDYYWRTPETVAAHLTKAGLELHARVLREPEGEEQRPRAFLLARKPASADA